One Astyanax mexicanus isolate ESR-SI-001 chromosome 3, AstMex3_surface, whole genome shotgun sequence genomic region harbors:
- the tomm7 gene encoding mitochondrial import receptor subunit TOM7 homolog, whose product MVKLSKESKQRLQQLFQCGQFVIRWGFIPTVLYLGFKRGADPGMPEPTVLSLLWG is encoded by the exons ATGGTGAAGCTCAGTAAAGAGAGTAAACAGCGGCTGCAGCAGCTCTTCCAGTGCGGACAGTTCGTCATCCGCTGGGGCTTCATCCCCACGGTGCTGTACCTGG GGTTCAAGCGGGGAGCAGATCCTGGAATGCCAGAACCCACAGTTCTGAG tTTGCTTTGGGGCTGA